A genomic window from Salvelinus namaycush isolate Seneca chromosome 5, SaNama_1.0, whole genome shotgun sequence includes:
- the LOC120048721 gene encoding protein Wnt-4-like, which yields MPTVSSVNLTAQLLLLLLWATHPTMATNWLSLARMPRSRPVSGAAPCGRLRGLSVGQVGVCRARGEVMESVRKAAEMVIEECQHQFRNRRWNCSTTPRGVNVFGRVMSQGTREAAFVHALSSAAVAVAVTRGCSRGELERCGCDRKVRGVSPEGFQWSGCSDNLSYGVAFSQTFVDETERAKGMSAGRPLMNVHNHEAGRKAILHNMQVECKCHGVSGSCELRTCWKVMPPFRRVGAVLKERFDGATEVRLSRIGSRTALLPRDPQVKPPAARDLVYLAVSPDFCRLDPNNGIPGTAGRRCNGTSRLAPDGCELVCCGPGYRAGRAEMVQRCSCKFSWCCSVRCQQCKNTVMIHTCRE from the exons atgccAACTGTCTCCTCTGTCAATCTCACGGCACAACTCCTCCTGCTGTTGCTATGGGCAACCCACCCGACCATGGCAACCAACTGGCT ctccctgGCGAGGATGCCGCGCTCGCGGCCCGTGTCGGGTGCTGCCCCCTGTGGGCGGCTGAGGGGACTGTCCGTGGGGCAGGTGGGGGTGTGCAGGGCGCGGGGAGAAGTCATGGAGTCTGTGCGCAAGGCAGCCGAGATGGTCATAGAGGAG TGCCAGCACCAGTTTCGTAATCGCCGTTGGAACTGCTCCACCACCCCGCGTGGAGTCAACGTGTTCGGTAGAGTCATGAGCCAAG GCACGCGTGAGGCGGCTTTTGTGCACGCCCTGTCCTCGGCGGCGGTGGCGGTTGCAGTGACGCGAGGCTGCAGCCGGGGGGAGCTAGAGCGGTGTGGCTGCGACAGGAAGGTCAGAGGGGTCAGTCCCGAGG GTTTCCAGTGGTCTGGGTGCAGTGATAACCTTTCCTATGGTGTGGCCTTCTCCCAGACCTTCGTGGATGAGACGGAGCGTGCCAAGGGGATGTCAGCAGGGCGACCCCTCATGAATGTCCATAACCATGAGGCTGGACGGAAG GCTATCCTCCATAACATGCAGGTGGAGTGTAAGTGTCATGGTGTCTCGGGATCCTGTGAGCTGAGGACCTGCTGGAAAGTCATGCCCCCATTTCGGCGCGTCGGCGCCGTGCTGAAGGAACGCTTTGATGGAGCCACAGAG GTGCGTCTGTCCCGTATCGGCTCCAGGACAGCCCTGCTGCCCCGGGACCCCCAGGTCAAACCTCCCGCCGCCAGGGACCTGGTGTACCTCGCTGTCTCGCCAGACTTCTGCCGTCTCGACCCCAACAATGGGATCCCCGGGACGGCCGGCCGACGCTGTAACG GCACCTCCCGGCTGGCCCCAGATGGCTGTGAGCTGGTGTGTTGTGGGCCAGGGTACCGGGCAGGCCGGGCTGAGATGGTGCAGCGCTGCTCCTGTAAGTTCTCCTGGTGCTGCTCGGTCCGCTGCCAGCAGTGCAAGAACACAGTGATGATCCACACCTGCCGAGAGTGA